The Trichoplusia ni isolate ovarian cell line Hi5 chromosome 13 unlocalized genomic scaffold, tn1 tig00002291_group12, whole genome shotgun sequence genome includes the window tttttaaataaatcttatcaaaaaacaagaaattgGATTTTACCAATCATCAAACTTCCTTATAAAAAAAttccaataaataatatttaaacatggATTTTAAAGAATACGTAAAAAATTAAGATATGGACCCGTAATAGAGGGGGAAAAAACATTTTGCACTATATACATTTGTGCATCAAAATCATATTGTTTGGACATAACTATGCGAGAACCAACCCTCAAAGACATCATTGTTATGTTCACACCAACaacaaaacgaaaaaacaaactcAAAGTACAACGTTTTCAAAGCTGATAGTTGACATCTCGTATAACTACAATCCCAATTTCATCATTCTATCAAGAGTATGAAATAgctaaattgaatttattcgTAAAAGTTAGAACTATGGTGCCGAATCAAAATATCAGTTCagaaattactgaaaaaaaaagcgaAAGGATTTAACGTTTCCACATGATCAATCATCTAAGGGataatcatcatcttcatccTCTTCTTGAATGGACTGAAGGGACGCTTCCCTTCGCCCCCTGAAGTTATCGTCACAGGGGCATGGACCCATGTTGTATATGTCGGGTGGAGGTGGAGGCGGGCTGGAGGCCACCTCCCCAAGCCTATTTGCTATTCGCTCTTCATCTAAACGGACTACCTTTATAATATCCTCGGCATAGTTGTCCAGACGGGCCATGCTGTCAGTCAGGTTGCACTGGAGGGAACTAAACGAAAACAGATCATCAGAATAAttagtttgatatttattatgaGCTCGTCTCTGCTGAATGTAGATCTCCACTTAAAAGGATCAAAGTTTAAATGTCGGACTACAATTGTACCCGTGGTGAAAGTTGAAGCGAAAAGTAACGAAGAAACCGATTGAAGTAGGTACTGGGTGGGTATGTGCCATAAAATAACTGGGACCCtctttaaaattgacaatatcCTTCACCATCTACCTTGCAACACCATCCCCTATAGAAAAAGAAACCAAGCCAAGTATACCTTATCCTATCATGGGTTGTCCTCAGTTCCTTGCTGAAGCTCCGCAGTCTACCGAGCTCATCTCGCAGCTTTCTATCCACTTCATCCTTGGTGAGCTCACCAACCGGCCTCAGGGTGCGGTCGGCGAGCCTGGCTTCTATAACACGCTCCTGCTCCATAGTTTCTATGAGATTCTGTTCTGTAGCCGTCTGCTCTTCAGACAATGATTTGTAATCTCTAACAGCCTGTGAGATTTGACATGAATACCATAATGGTAGATAACAATAAGTTATAACATCTATTATCTGTCCCTGAacggtaagttttttttgtgatttagaCGATAGTGATTTGTAAAGAATTGCATAAAATGACGTCCCAAAATGGCATGtcctaaaaatctattttttactGCTTACCTCTTCCTTTTGCCAGTAAAGATCCTGCAACTTAACCTTGTTCGTATTGAGCCGTCTTCTGAGTGCTGAGTCCACTCTAGCACCATGGGCTTGGGCTGTTATTGACAGGTGGACTCTGGCCCCTCTTACCTTAgcgaaataattattgtaagtacCTGAGTATTACGCAGAGCCatctttttcaaaaatatattgtgatgGACACAGAATAATTAGATTATTACGTTAGATGTACGGCCAAACATCTCAAGCCATTTACATGTTCTTAAGGTGACCTATCTAGTTTAAACTAATGTACCTGTTGTCTAGTAACAATTGCGTTACTGAGTGCTTTCAGGCCAGCTTTCTTCAACGCAATACATCGGTTTTCCCAGCGATTGACTGGTGATGCCCTAGACAAATCGAAAGTACAATTTCAGATTTTGTAGTCTGGAAGAT containing:
- the LOC113506401 gene encoding uncharacterized protein LOC113506401, with translation MEQERVIEARLADRTLRPVGELTKDEVDRKLRDELGRLRSFSKELRTTHDRISSLQCNLTDSMARLDNYAEDIIKVVRLDEERIANRLGEVASSPPPPPPDIYNMGPCPCDDNFRGRREASLQSIQEEDEDDDYPLDD